TGCAGCAAAAGTTGCAAGTATTTATTCTAATGTCCCAATAATTAATGCAGGAGATGGAGGACATCAGCACCCAACTCAAACTTTAGCAGATTTACTTACAATAACAAGCTTAAAGAATGGTTTGAATAATCATACTATTGGAATTTGTGGAGATTTAAAATTTGGTAGGACAGTACATTCACTTATAAAGGCAATGTCAAGATATAAGAATAATAAGTTTGTATTAATATCACCAAAAGAACTTGCAGTACCACAATATATAAGAGAAGAAATTTTAGAAAAGAACAATATTGAATATGTAGAAGTAGAGAAACTAGAAGATGTAATTGAAGATTTGGATATTTTATATATGACAAGAGTTCAAAAAGAAAGATTCTTTAATGAAGAAGAATATTTAAGACTTAAGGATAGTTACATATTAGATAAATGTAAAATGGATATGGCTAAAAATGATATGATAGTAATGCATCCACTACCAAGAGTAAATGAAATTGCATATGAAGTAGATGAAGACAATAGAGCTTCATATTTTAAGCAAGCGGAATATGGAATGTATGTGAGAATGGCATTAATGATTAAACTTTTGGGGGTGATGTAAATGCTTGAAATAAC
The DNA window shown above is from Clostridium beijerinckii and carries:
- a CDS encoding aspartate carbamoyltransferase — translated: MTKSIRHLIEPMDFKIEELDEIFNLAHQIMAHPEKFSHICDGKILATLFYEPSTRTRLSFEAAMMRLGGKILGFSEPSSTSISKGETLSDTIKMVSIYSDIITMRHPKEGAAKVASIYSNVPIINAGDGGHQHPTQTLADLLTITSLKNGLNNHTIGICGDLKFGRTVHSLIKAMSRYKNNKFVLISPKELAVPQYIREEILEKNNIEYVEVEKLEDVIEDLDILYMTRVQKERFFNEEEYLRLKDSYILDKCKMDMAKNDMIVMHPLPRVNEIAYEVDEDNRASYFKQAEYGMYVRMALMIKLLGVM